GGCATTCGGACAACACCTGCCCTACCAACCAGAGTTCTGCATCCCGCCAGCCCAGCCGCTGCCAGGCTTCCAACAGATAGGGTACCCCTTTGCGAATCCCTATCTGTCCTACAAAGAGGGCACGGAAGGGATGGGACGCTTCTCTCTCACAAGGACGAAAGCGTGCGGTATCCACGCCAAAGGGAATCAAGAGCAGTTTCTCCTCTGGAAAACCATGTTCCTCGAAACTCTGCCGTACAAAGTCTGAGGGAATGAGGATATAGTCAGCCAAAGCTATTTCGGCCAGCCCTCTCTTGATTGTAGCGTGAGGGAGCCTAAAGGATAAACCCCAGCGGCCAAACTCCTCTTGCAGCAACTGAGCCTGGTAGATAGGATGAGTACTAGCCCGCTCCACCACCGTTATCATTCCCATTGTCCCTGCCTGCCGCAGACTACGCAGACCATAGTTTCCCCACACGTGGAAGACATCAGCAGCTTCCAGGTGCTGGCAAGCCCAGGAGTCAAAGAGAACGGCCTGTAGATGCCACAGCCATCCGGACGGCTCCAGGCTGGCTAGTTTGCGCAAAGCCCGATCCGGCAAGCCCACGGAGCGGATTTTCTCGCTGGGGATCTCCGTAGGCTGATAGGAACCACAGAGAAGGCGCTGAAGCATCCCATGGCGGTGCAGTCCCCGCACGGCGTGGTAAGCAGTGGTGCCAATACCGCCGCCCGCAAACTTGCTCCCAATAGAGTAAATGACCTCTACCCTCTCCGCCACGCCGCCTCCCGCAACCATCGGACCCCACTTAGCAGGTCGTTTCGCTCCACGGCCAGCAAAAAAACTCCGAATAGAAGAAGGAATACACCCAGTTTGAGAATTAGCACTGACAAGAGAACCTTCTCGGTAAGTATCTCTACCAGGAAACCACTGCCCCAGGCTAAAACCAGGGCCAGAGTAGGCCATACCATCAGTCGCACAGGATTGAAATCCACCAGCTGCCGCAGTGGGTGATATAGCCAGACTGCTCCAATCAGCAGCATTCCATCAGCTGCCACTGCCACACCGTTGATATCCCACAGCCAGGCACCCAGAATAACAGCAGGGACGAAGAAGAGCATTTGTGCCACTGCAGCTTTGCGGAGCTCCCACGGATGCCCCACAGCCAGCATCATATTGCCCATTAACATCACCAAGGGGTCTAGGGCTGTGTAGACCAGCATCAAACGGAATGTCCCTAGCATCGGCAACCACTTATCTCCAATGACATAGTGAATGAATTCAGGCATGAGCAGCCCAAAGGCTCCAGCCACCAGAAAGCCGCTGCGCAAGATCACATAAGCTGAACGGAAGAAGGCCTGCGAAAGCTGCAGCCGATCGTTTTGTAGGCGGGCAAAGACCGGTGTGAAGACGGTTACCAAAGGGTTTGCCAAAACCCGACGTGGGTAGTGGGCAAATTCGTAGGCTCTGGAATATAATCCCAGCGGCACCTCCCCCAGCGCCGTCCCAATCCAAAAGTCGTCAAAGCGGTCTAAGAGGTAACTCAGATTGGAAGCCACCCAAGTGGGCTTGCCGTACTCCCATAGCCAACGGATCGTTTGCTCTTTCCATCCCAGTCGAGGCTTCCACTGCCGGAAAGGTCCCCAGGTCAGGATAAAGCGCACGCCAATCCCTGAAAGCTGCTCAGCTACCAGCGCCCACGCCCCCCATCCCATCCAAGCCAAGAATGGCGCCACCATGGTCATCGTGACGGAAGCGCTTACATCAGCAGCAGCCAATTGTCGGAAGGCCAGATTCTTACGGATAAGTGTCTCTTGCACTTGGCTCAAGTTAGACAGGAAGTAGACTAAAATTAACACCGCTAGAATAGCGCCCAGGCTTGCCATTTGTGGATAGGCCCTCTGCAGAAGGGGAGTCATTATCAACAGAAGGCCAAAGGTCAAAACATCCAGCCCTAGCCGCAGGGAAAAATAGGTGCGCAAGAAAGACTCATCCGTCTCTCGGCGGTGGATAACGGCCATATCCAGCCCCAGCCCCCGAAGTTGAGCTGCCAACCCGATGTAAAAAAGAGCCAGGGCTACCACGCCAAAATGCTCAGGCAAAAGCAGCCGTGCCAGGAGTACCGAGCGCAGGAATCCCAGGGTCAGCGTAATAAGTGAGGCGCCAATGGTGTAGAGCGAACCCCAGAGGGCCTGCGTCATCAGAGGTGCTCGTTTTGTTTGCCATCTGTTGCTCAAGACAGATCCCTCACTGCTCACCATCAAATTGTATGGAGCACCAGTAGAATTAGAACCAGACCCAGTGTGGTCAGTACCCAGATGCGGCGTCCTCGCCAACCCAATACAACCCAAGCGCACCATACTATAGCGTAAAGGAGCCAGGCCAGTAACTGCCAGGATTCTACAGTGCTCCAATCCCAATAGGTGCCACGGGTGTAAAGCCCAATTATGGCATTGAGCAGCAAAGATGCAGTAAGAAAAGGAAGTCCAAGCGACACCGCACAATATCCAGCCTTCTCACCACAAGTCTTGTGAATTCTGGTCTCGGTCAACAGACAAGCCAAGGCAATGCTTCCGGCATGGATAAATGCACCGCAAGCCAAGGACAATAGCAAATGCAAAGCAAATTGCCAAGGCTGGGGTACCGCTTGCACCACAGATGCTATCTGCGACATAGGCCAGCGAACAATACCCCAAATAACCAAGGCTCCAGCGGCCAAGTCACACAGAGCTTCCCATTTCCATTCACCGTTGTATGGATGCAGGAAGCGCCATAGTATCGCCGCGGCTGCCGAAGCAACAATGACTTCAGAACCCGTCATGAGTGGCCAGCCGTTTCGTTGAGTTGCTGACAGAGCAAGACCAACGGCCAGGCACAAAAACGCCAGACCTGCTGCAGCTCGGATTACATTTTGCCATCTCCCGCTCGGGGATACATCCTGCAAGCGAGTGACCAACAGGCGAATGGCAACGTTTCCCATAAAGCAGAAAACAGCAGCAAGAAAGAGGTGAGTTGCTATCAAAGGGATAGGTGTCATTTCGTTCCACCCATAGCGAGCTGGTTTCTGTCAGCCTTATCCTGTACGCTCAATGCAGTGGCGATGTCTTGCACGAGGCTCTCAAACCATGGAGAGGCCTTTTCCATTACAGGGCTATTCGCGGTAAGGTGGAGATCAACAGCACCGCTTACAAGCCGAGCCGCCAGCCATACACGCTTGAGAGGATACCGGGTGCTGAGAATGATTCCTAGCAATACCAGAACCGCACCAGGGAGGATGAACACCAAGCCATAGTCTTGGCCGAATCTGATCACTGCGTAGCGTTGTGGATGAAATGAATAGCGGTCACCCGCAATTTCCACCGTATCTACCGTGTGGAATTGATATTGATAGAACGGTGACGTCTCAGTACCACGAAACGCC
The Chloroflexota bacterium DNA segment above includes these coding regions:
- a CDS encoding glycosyltransferase family 4 protein, with translation MAERVEVIYSIGSKFAGGGIGTTAYHAVRGLHRHGMLQRLLCGSYQPTEIPSEKIRSVGLPDRALRKLASLEPSGWLWHLQAVLFDSWACQHLEAADVFHVWGNYGLRSLRQAGTMGMITVVERASTHPIYQAQLLQEEFGRWGLSFRLPHATIKRGLAEIALADYILIPSDFVRQSFEEHGFPEEKLLLIPFGVDTARFRPCEREASHPFRALFVGQIGIRKGVPYLLEAWQRLGWRDAELWLVGQVLSECRPILLRYEGLPGLRLMGYQDDPVEAYWQASVFVFPTIEEGSALVTYEALACGLPVVTTPNAGSVVQDGIEGIVVPIRDVEALANALERLRADKCMRREMGRAARVQAEEFTWGKYGDRLACSFPKIVAQQKSVMK
- a CDS encoding oligosaccharide flippase family protein, with the protein product MTQALWGSLYTIGASLITLTLGFLRSVLLARLLLPEHFGVVALALFYIGLAAQLRGLGLDMAVIHRRETDESFLRTYFSLRLGLDVLTFGLLLIMTPLLQRAYPQMASLGAILAVLILVYFLSNLSQVQETLIRKNLAFRQLAAADVSASVTMTMVAPFLAWMGWGAWALVAEQLSGIGVRFILTWGPFRQWKPRLGWKEQTIRWLWEYGKPTWVASNLSYLLDRFDDFWIGTALGEVPLGLYSRAYEFAHYPRRVLANPLVTVFTPVFARLQNDRLQLSQAFFRSAYVILRSGFLVAGAFGLLMPEFIHYVIGDKWLPMLGTFRLMLVYTALDPLVMLMGNMMLAVGHPWELRKAAVAQMLFFVPAVILGAWLWDINGVAVAADGMLLIGAVWLYHPLRQLVDFNPVRLMVWPTLALVLAWGSGFLVEILTEKVLLSVLILKLGVFLLLFGVFLLAVERNDLLSGVRWLREAAWRRG